Below is a window of Salmo trutta chromosome 35, fSalTru1.1, whole genome shotgun sequence DNA.
ttcacaaaacCGTGGAGCCAGATGGATTAGCAGGACGTGTACTcgaagcatgcgcggaccaactggcaagcgtcttcactgacattttcaacctctccctgaccgagtctgtaatatctacatgtttcaagcagaccaccatagtccctgtgcccaaggaagcgaaagtaacctgcctaaatgattatcgccccgtagcactcaccggactatttacattgacacccccccatttgttttgtacactgctgctactctctgtttattatctatgcatagtcacttcacccctacctacatgtacaatttacctcaactaacctgtacccccgcacactgactcggaaccggtaccccctgtatatagccttgttattgttattttattgtattacttttttataactttttactttagtttatttggtaaatatgttcttaactcttcttgaactgctctgttggttaagggcttgtaagtaagcatttcacgggaaggtctacacttgttgtattcggcgcatgtgacaaataaaaagtTTGATTTGGTCGCACGAGTTGGTTCGATCCAGGGCAGCCAGAGCATGCACCCAGCTGAGACATACACGACAACACTTATGAATATCATTCCAAGACATGGTGAAACCTCATGACTGTGGGCAAGGTTGTGAATTCCAACCCAGCTTAAAAGCCTTAGTTGACTCGTTCGTGCTAGTCATCTTACTTACAACCAGTTACCAAGTTACCGAGGATAAACAGCCATAAGAATAACCTGTGGATGGCGAGGCTTcctggtgaagcatggtgatcaCTGGCCTTGTCAGATGGGATTCTAATGTTCTTCAGTAGAGGGCACTAGTGCGCGAACTCCCCATTGCTGTGTCGTACCGACTTGACCGACTGAAATGGAACAGCTGAATTACAGTACAACGTGATAACAAAAAGCTTCACTAACCTGAGATCAGCCACGCCACTCACAGTCACAATCTGCTCAGTCCCCTCACGACCATCGGGCCTAGCGGAGCTCAGACCAGGGGAGCGGGTATCTTCCTTCCCCGCCTGAGACTGCTCTGGCCTGGGCTTGGTGAGGCGCCGGCTGCCGCTGTCCTCCCTGAAGCCCTTAGCAAAGGGATTATAGTCTATCTTCAGCTGGGTGATCATGGTGTTCTGGTATGACGTCACAGCATAGAACTCTGTCTGCGGGAACGTGAAGGTCATGACCTTCGGACTGAAGAGCTGGAGGTAGAGCAGTTTAGGGTCAAAGCCAAGGTCTTCTCCCTCTGCGATGGGGATCACGTGTAAACTGGGCCTGTAGCGGTGCATGGAGTGCAACATCACAAGCCCCTCCTGGTCCAGGCAGTGGTTAGTGAGTTTGAGTTTATAGAAGGAGACCAGGCTGGCCATCCAGACCTTCCCCAGGGCTGATGAGTCCTGGTGGGGGAAGACTCTGCTTGAGGCCTGGGTGTGTGGTTCTCCAGGACCACTGGGTTCCCACTCCAGGTTCCAGCGATGGCGGTATGTGTCGATGGGGGTGATTGACAGGACTAGAGCATAACGGCGTGTTGGTTCCAGACCCGTCACGTGGTAGCGGCAGTAGGGGAACATGCGCCGGCCCTGCTTCGTCAGGATCATCTCGGTTCCACAGCGATGGAACTCCTTCCAGACATTGCTGTTCTCCAGAGTGACCCCCACACCGCCACATGACCTCACCGCTGAGGGGCCTCCCTCCTCGGGCTGCAGGCCTCCGGGGGCTGGGCCACTGGCAGCGGGTGATGAAAATGGGGAGGGGAGGGCTAGTTTGGCATCACTGTTTGTCATGGTGGCAGCTGATGGAGATGCTGATGCTATGGGTGGGATGGCTGCCTTAGCATCAGTGTTTGCCTTACTATACATGGGTAAGGCTATAGTTCTACTCGCTTCTTTGTT
It encodes the following:
- the LOC115174391 gene encoding T-box protein VegT-B-like, producing the protein MEDPTVMEEWVEDLAITTSISSDSVTSKPSLANKDGVEDQSVTMTGKDASLTSVTMASSTDAITNTEVNLAMASSTQSEANLGIALSTDAITNKEASRTIALPMYSKANTDAKAAIPPIASASPSAATMTNSDAKLALPSPFSSPAASGPAPGGLQPEEGGPSAVRSCGGVGVTLENSNVWKEFHRCGTEMILTKQGRRMFPYCRYHVTGLEPTRRYALVLSITPIDTYRHRWNLEWEPSGPGEPHTQASSRVFPHQDSSALGKVWMASLVSFYKLKLTNHCLDQEGLVMLHSMHRYRPSLHVIPIAEGEDLGFDPKLLYLQLFSPKVMTFTFPQTEFYAVTSYQNTMITQLKIDYNPFAKGFREDSGSRRLTKPRPEQSQAGKEDTRSPGLSSARPDGREGTEQIVTVSGVADLSMKKNYLSTTHPVEAEVSGKLRRVAPGTAPTADSNASQTDVSASEEGIDLEGIDLDDSDGDHVFHRRYLQAQLALPSGASRPGERQGAGERQGAGEERQAVQSLQNLPL